The following nucleotide sequence is from Calditrichota bacterium.
CTTAGTGTAGCATGGTTCATCCAATCACTATTCCATAGAGATGAATTATCCGGACTAGATTGATCTACCACATCGCAAAGAGGCATCCCAAGTCCAAACTTCTGGCCAGATGTTATACTGATGCGTTGGAGCCAAATCTGCATGAATCCAGTATTAGGATGACGTTCGAAACGATCTCTCAAAGAACTGAGAATTTTGAGACGGAGATCACTCCCAAGTAACTTTAGTAAAGCACTGATGATAGCGCTACAAATGGGGTAGGTTCTCGGATTTCTCAACGCTATATCAACTGTAATAGAAATGAGAATCTCAGGATCTTTAATCGTGCCTTTCTTTCTAAGTGCATTTACATCAAGTAACTTTCCATCTTTTTGGAACTCTTTTCGATAAAATTCAGTCAAAAGTGTTGTAACACTCCCACTATTAGGAAATTCCAATGAATGACTATGAATGAATAAGAGCTTCTTCTGTGGGTTATTATCCAAACCGCCTCGCTTGAACAGCGCAATCTTATCTGCTTTAACTGATTCACTTATAACATTACTACTTCCGCGTGTTTTAGATACTGAAAGACGGAGTCCATACTCTTGCAGTGTCTCTGATAGTGCTTTCAACACTTCTTCGCCTACATCTTCCGAAAACGTAAGAATACGGTAATCATCTACATATCTAAGCACTTTATAATCGACGACATTGTCTTTACTCAATCGACGCTCGAGTTCTTTGTCGCAAGCCCTCAAAACAATTTCAGCAATGAAATTCATTAGCGCTGAACCCTGTGGAATACCATTAGTCTGGCCATTATGCATATCCCGGAGGCAAGAGTCAATAATATTACCAATGAGAGATTTATCATCACGATTTTCAGGCTTTTTCATAAACGGCTTTCCGTGTATAGCCCATGAGATAGAATGGGTATATATTTCACTATAGCAATTAGCTATATCAGCATGAAAAATATGCTCCCATTCAAGCGCGTGCTTCAATGAAGCTTGCTCAATACCATCCCACCACTTCAGTATCTGTTCTGCTTTTCTATTACGTCTCCCTAACGACTCCACCGGAATGCTAAGACATTGAATACGATCATCACGGGAAGAACTAAGAGTCGCTAACAATAACTTCCAGTTCTCAGAAACTGTAATAGCATTGACTAACTTGAGGTAGAGTGCAGGATGAATTAACTGCAAAGGCCTCCATGCGTATTTACCATCCTTGTTGCTTAGTATCTTGTAATTCACCTTCTCATACGAATTAGGCTTGCCATTCCAGCCATCACTGTGACTTTCGATATATTTACTAACTACCTGAAGCAGGGATGTAAAGTTAAAATACTCCGGTAAGTCATTATTGAAGTAATTTTCAGATTTGAGAAAGAAACTTCTCGCCTCAGTTGCCGACATTTTCAACAGTGACTTTGATGCTCGAGTATTCGCCATTTCTAAACTCCGCGCTGAATAGTTCGCGTCTGAGTGTTGTGGTACTTCACTTTCACTCCTTTCCTTCCTTCATCTCCTCTCCCTTCCCTTTCCTCACTTTCGCCCCCGCCGCTACGGGCGCGCTTGCCGCCCTCGCCGCAGCAGCCGCCTTTTTCCGTTCCTCCTCCTTCTGCAGCAGTTCGTCACGCTCCGCTTTGCTGTAGATGGCGAACTCGCGGAACAATTCCGCGCGCGAGTGCGACACCACCTCGACCGGCTGCTCCCAGCGCAGCGACCGCGTATCGCAGGCTTCGACACAGAGTCCGCAGTAGAGGCATTTCGACATGTCGATGTCGAACTGGACGACTTCGATCTTCTTGGGTTTGCCGTCGGGCAGGATCACTTCGGGCAGCGACGGGTCGCGACGCACCCCCTTGATGGTGAAGAGATGCGCCGGGCAGACCTTCTGGCACGAAAGGCAATACCCGCACTCTTCGATGTGATTGACCAGCCGCGCCCGCGTCCGCGGGTGCATCGGCAACTCCTCGCGCGGATACTGCACGGTGATGGTCGGCTCGAAGAGGTGCTTGAACGTCACCCACATTCCGAGAAGGACCGTGGAGACGCCGGTGTATATGTCTTTGAAGTATGGCAATCGAATGTAAAATGTAGAATGTAAAATGTAGAATGTAGAATGTAGAATGTAGAATGTAGAATGTTAATATAATGTAACTTAGATCAACCGCGCCACGTCGGACTGTCTTTGGCGGTCTTGATAGATGATACAATTATAGCGACGATTTCCGTTGCCTCGTGGATCGCGGCTTCGCCTTTGTCCTTCGCAAGTATACCCGATTCGACCAAAAGTTCGAACCAATAGACGCTTTCGTCACATTCCTCATGAACGATGCCAAGTTTGGAAACGAAATCGGCTTTGGATCGCGCACAGTCAGCGGCACGATAGTTGGCTCCAACCGAACAGGCTGAACGAATGAGTTGACGCGCGAGAATGTCGGCTGTTCTCCCCTTTGGCAGACTTTCACATAAACGAATTGTTGCCAGCGCAAATCGCTTTGTCCTTGTCCGCAAATCTTCGGGTGGGTTCTTGGCTTTACTAAGCAATATTGGTCCTTTCTCCATTTTACATTTTACATTTTACATTTTACATTCTTCCCAGCGCCACCCACAGCGCCAACAGCAGCACGTTCGCGAAACTGAACGGCAGGAACACCTTCCAGCAGATGTGCATCAACTGATCGACCCTCAGCCGCGGCAGCGTCCACCGCAGCCACATCTGAACACTGACCAGCAGTATCGCCTTGCCGCTGAACCAGCCGAGCCCGACTACGTTATGCCAGATTGGACTGACCGAAGAGGGCACATCGAGCACTTTAAGAGGCGCATACCAGCCACCTAAAAAGAGCGCCGTCGCAACTGCTGCCACGACGAACATATTGGCGTATTCCGCTAGAAAGAACATCGCGAACCGCATCGCCGAATACTCGACGTGGTAACCCGCCACGAGTTCCGACTCGGCTTCGGGAATGTCGAACGGCGTCCGATTGGTCTCCGCCAGCGACGCCCAAAAGTAGATCACAAAAGCCACCAACACCAGCGGCGGATACTTGAAGAGCGTCCAATGCCAGAACCCGCCGGCCTGCGCGGCGACCAATTCCCCCATCGAGAGCGATCCCACGATAAGGATCGGCACCAGCAGCGAAAGCCCGATCGGGATTTCATACGACACCATTTGCGCCGCCGAACGCATCGCGCCATAAAGCGCCCATTTGTTGTTCGATGCCCAGCCCGCCATCAGGATGCCTATCACCACCAGCGACGAAACCGCCACCAGATAATAGACCCCGATATTGAGATCAGTGCCGATCAGGTGCGCTGCAAACGGGATCACTGCAAACGACGCCAACGTCCCGGTGAAGACGATGTAGGGCGCCAGTTTGAAGAGCAGCCGGTCGGCGGCTTTCGGGATGATGTCCTCCTTTAGGAGCAACTTCAACGCATCGGCGATGGTCTGCGACCAGCCGTGCCAACCGCCGGTCTCCATCGGGCCGAGGCGATCCTGCATGTGAGCACTGATCTTCCGCTCCAGCCAGATCGCCAGCAAGACGAAGACCGAGACAAAGCCGACGACGCCGACGGCGAATGCGACGCTAAGTGCTAATGTGAGTATTTGTGGTGAAATGTCCATCGTTATTAGATCAATTCCGCGTAGGGCGGAATTCCGATTCCGCCGTTAAACGCGCCTAAGGCGCGTCATTCCCGCGCAGGCGGGAATCCAGGCGATCAGTCACCACTCGGCGCTTCATTCCAAAAGGTGTTGAAGACGTAATTATGAGATTGTCCTATTGCCAGACATTCATACTTTGCTGTATACTTTGGACTCATGTTGACCCCGCCAGCATTGAGGCCAAGGTCTTGTAGTAAAGATACTGTACCGAAGTAAGCTTCGTACGAGTCTTCTTCAACCGCAAGCACCAGCCATGCAGGTACCGCATCAAATTTCTGGGCAGCATTTCTTGCATGCATTTGCGCAACTTCGGGATTTTGACCCAATTTGTAACGGGAATTTATCCTCGGCTTAGGATACCTTGATGTAACTCGCTCCCATTTGTTCCGTGCTTTCACGCTGATGACATATTTCGTTCCATCTCTCTCTGCCAGAAAGTCGGCAAACTCTTGATTCATGTTTGCATCATTCAAATTGACGATGCTTTTGAATCCCGCCCTTGCAAGAAGGGAGTATGCTTCAAGTTCACCAATTTTACCGAGTATGGTTCGCTTCTTCACATCTTCTTTTGTTATCTGCATATTTCACCTTAAGGTTATTGCTTGGTTGAATGCACTTGCTTGCCCTACTGGATTCCCGCCTGCGCGGGAATGACGAATGGCGGGATCGGAATCCCGCCCTACGCGGCGAACATCCTCAGTCTTACTCATCGGTCTACTTCTCCCAAGACAATATCTATTGAGCCAATCAGGGCGACCATGTCGGCTATGAGAAGTCCGGGAGAGACCGCCGGCAGCACCGAGAGCGTGCAAAACGACGGCGCGCGGCACTTCAGGCGCTGAGGCTTCGCCTTCCCATCCGAGACGATGTAGAACCCTAACTCCCCCTTCGGCGATTCGGTCCGAAAATAAAGTTCCCCTGCCGGCACCTTGGCAAAAGTCTTCGGGATCGCCGCCAGCACGTCGTCTCGTTCCATCCGCTCGAGGCGGTCAAGCGCCTGCTCGACGATCCGCACCGACTGCTCCATCTCCTTCACCCGGACGATATACCTGTCAAAGCAGTCGCCCAGCACGCCGACTTCGCCCCTGCCAACCGGGATCTCAAAGTCGTAGTCCTCATAGCCGCTATAGGGATCATTGCGGCGCAAATCCCACTTGACACCGGCACCGCGAAGGTTGGGGCCGGTTACGCCATACCGAATGCAGAGATCGGCCGGAATGACTCCCACCCCTGCAAGTCGCTCGACGAAAATCTTGTTGTAGGAGAGAAGGTCGTTCAGTTCCGGAATCTTGGGCTGAAAATAGACGAGGAACTCCCGCACTTTTGCCAGCCAGCCGTCCGGATAGTCGTGCGTTACGCCGCCGACGGTGATGTAGTTGTAGAGCAGCCTACCGCCGCACAGTTCGTCGAACAGGTCGAGGATGTGCTCCCGCGCCTGAAAGAGCAGCAGAAACGGCGTCCAGGCGCCGATGTCGAGCCCATAGGTTCCGATGGCGACGAGATGGCTGGCAATCCGATTCAGTTCCGCGACCAGGATGCGGATCGTCCGCACTCGCTCTGAGACCTCAATATTGAACAACTTTTCTGTTGCGAGCGCATAGCCGAAGTTGTTGTTCATCGCGCCGAGGTAGTCGAGCCGGTCGGTGTAGGGCACGACTTGCGGCCATTGCATATTCTCGCAGACCTTCTCGAAGCAGCGATGCAGATAGCCGATATGCGGCGTCGCGGCGACGATCATCTCGCCGTCGGTCACCAACTCGAGCCTTAGCACACCGTGCGTGGCGGGATGCTGCGGACCCATCTGCAGGATCATCCGCTCGCCGTGGACGATCTCGGCGTCAGGGGCTGCCGCTTCCCATTTCTCGAGCGTCGGCCCGAGCGGAATGTTCAGTTCCTGATTTGACACTTTCGCTCTTTCAGACTATCGCGATAGAGCACTTACGACTCAGCCCGGCTGTCCGGCGTCGTCGCGCCGCCCGGGACGTTGACCGTCACCGGTATGCCGTGATACCAGAGCGGCGGCTGGTAGTCCTTTCGGAGTGGATGCCCCTCCCAATCGTCCGGACAGAGTATTCGCCGCAGATCGGGATGTCCGTCGAAGCGGATGCCAAACATGTCGAAGGCTTCCCGTTCGTGCCAGTTAGCCGCCTCCCAGATCGGGGTAACGCTCGGCACAACCGGATCCTCTTTGGACACCTTCACGCGTAAGATGATCTTATGGTCATTGGGCATCGAGTAGAGGTGGTAGATCGCCTCCAAGCCACCATCGCGCTCAGCCCCGGAAAGGCACATCAGGCAGTCGAAAGCCATATCCGGATGATCGCGTAGAAGCATCGCCATCGTAGAAAGTTGCCCGGCAGGAACCGTCACCGTCGGCAGCGCTCGTGTTTCGTCGAACTCGAGCCCTGCGTCGGGTAGAGCATCCGACAGGAACCGGAACATTTCAGCAGTTGTCATTTGTGACTCCCGTCTTTTGCTGACTGATTATTACGCTTGTCGGGCCATGGTCTCGCGCTCGATCTTTTCGCGCAAGCGCAGGAAGCCGTCGATAAGCGCTTCCGGTCGCGGCGGGCAGCCTGGAACATAGATATCAACCGGGATAATCAGATCGACGCCTTTGATGACATGATAGCCATATTCCCAGTAAGGCCCTCCTGAGTTGGCGCAACTGCCCATCGCGATCACATACTTCGGCTCCGGCATTTGCTCGTAGAGTCGCTTGATCCGCTCGGCCATCTTCACCGTCACCGTGCCCGAGACGAGCATGCAATCCGACTGCCGCGGCGTCGGCCTGAAGAAGATGCCGAACCGATCGAGGTCGAATCGCGACGCGCTCGTCGCCATCATCTCAATCGCGCAGCAGGCCAGTCCGAAGGTTATTGGCCAGAGCGACCGTGAACGCGACCAGTTGAAGACCTTGTCGAGCGATGTGATCATCACGTTCGGCCCGTATTGCCCCTCGAGTATGCCCATTAT
It contains:
- a CDS encoding RNA-directed DNA polymerase: MANTRASKSLLKMSATEARSFFLKSENYFNNDLPEYFNFTSLLQVVSKYIESHSDGWNGKPNSYEKVNYKILSNKDGKYAWRPLQLIHPALYLKLVNAITVSENWKLLLATLSSSRDDRIQCLSIPVESLGRRNRKAEQILKWWDGIEQASLKHALEWEHIFHADIANCYSEIYTHSISWAIHGKPFMKKPENRDDKSLIGNIIDSCLRDMHNGQTNGIPQGSALMNFIAEIVLRACDKELERRLSKDNVVDYKVLRYVDDYRILTFSEDVGEEVLKALSETLQEYGLRLSVSKTRGSSNVISESVKADKIALFKRGGLDNNPQKKLLFIHSHSLEFPNSGSVTTLLTEFYRKEFQKDGKLLDVNALRKKGTIKDPEILISITVDIALRNPRTYPICSAIISALLKLLGSDLRLKILSSLRDRFERHPNTGFMQIWLQRISITSGQKFGLGMPLCDVVDQSSPDNSSLWNSDWMNHATLRKVINRTSIIDHVVKSSMKDVIEPREVDLFRNRNDS
- a CDS encoding 4Fe-4S dicluster domain-containing protein encodes the protein MPYFKDIYTGVSTVLLGMWVTFKHLFEPTITVQYPREELPMHPRTRARLVNHIEECGYCLSCQKVCPAHLFTIKGVRRDPSLPEVILPDGKPKKIEVVQFDIDMSKCLYCGLCVEACDTRSLRWEQPVEVVSHSRAELFREFAIYSKAERDELLQKEEERKKAAAAARAASAPVAAGAKVRKGKGEEMKEGKE
- a CDS encoding four helix bundle protein, whose protein sequence is MEKGPILLSKAKNPPEDLRTRTKRFALATIRLCESLPKGRTADILARQLIRSACSVGANYRAADCARSKADFVSKLGIVHEECDESVYWFELLVESGILAKDKGEAAIHEATEIVAIIVSSIKTAKDSPTWRG
- the nuoH gene encoding NADH-quinone oxidoreductase subunit NuoH; this encodes MDISPQILTLALSVAFAVGVVGFVSVFVLLAIWLERKISAHMQDRLGPMETGGWHGWSQTIADALKLLLKEDIIPKAADRLLFKLAPYIVFTGTLASFAVIPFAAHLIGTDLNIGVYYLVAVSSLVVIGILMAGWASNNKWALYGAMRSAAQMVSYEIPIGLSLLVPILIVGSLSMGELVAAQAGGFWHWTLFKYPPLVLVAFVIYFWASLAETNRTPFDIPEAESELVAGYHVEYSAMRFAMFFLAEYANMFVVAAVATALFLGGWYAPLKVLDVPSSVSPIWHNVVGLGWFSGKAILLVSVQMWLRWTLPRLRVDQLMHICWKVFLPFSFANVLLLALWVALGRM
- a CDS encoding NADH-quinone oxidoreductase subunit D, translating into MVHGERMILQMGPQHPATHGVLRLELVTDGEMIVAATPHIGYLHRCFEKVCENMQWPQVVPYTDRLDYLGAMNNNFGYALATEKLFNIEVSERVRTIRILVAELNRIASHLVAIGTYGLDIGAWTPFLLLFQAREHILDLFDELCGGRLLYNYITVGGVTHDYPDGWLAKVREFLVYFQPKIPELNDLLSYNKIFVERLAGVGVIPADLCIRYGVTGPNLRGAGVKWDLRRNDPYSGYEDYDFEIPVGRGEVGVLGDCFDRYIVRVKEMEQSVRIVEQALDRLERMERDDVLAAIPKTFAKVPAGELYFRTESPKGELGFYIVSDGKAKPQRLKCRAPSFCTLSVLPAVSPGLLIADMVALIGSIDIVLGEVDR
- a CDS encoding NADH-quinone oxidoreductase subunit C is translated as MTTAEMFRFLSDALPDAGLEFDETRALPTVTVPAGQLSTMAMLLRDHPDMAFDCLMCLSGAERDGGLEAIYHLYSMPNDHKIILRVKVSKEDPVVPSVTPIWEAANWHEREAFDMFGIRFDGHPDLRRILCPDDWEGHPLRKDYQPPLWYHGIPVTVNVPGGATTPDSRAES
- a CDS encoding NADH-quinone oxidoreductase subunit B, which translates into the protein MGILEGQYGPNVMITSLDKVFNWSRSRSLWPITFGLACCAIEMMATSASRFDLDRFGIFFRPTPRQSDCMLVSGTVTVKMAERIKRLYEQMPEPKYVIAMGSCANSGGPYWEYGYHVIKGVDLIIPVDIYVPGCPPRPEALIDGFLRLREKIERETMARQA